The stretch of DNA GGTGTCCCGCATTGAAAAGATTGTTTATGCTTACTGTGGGAAAGGCTTGATGAATTCTTTGTCCATCAGCAGCTTTGTTTCATTTCTGGCTCTGGAAATGAGTTCTTCCGCACGGTGAGTGAGCTCATCTTTGCTGATGTTGATTCTTGCGATTCCCGTTTCAATTGCTTTCATACCGACAGCAACTGCTTCCCTGGTGAATACTTCCCAATCATCCATTGACGGAACGATGTATGATTCACTGAGGCCTTTGTCTTCGGCAGTCTTGGCAATCTCCAGAGCTGCAGCAATGCACATATCGTCTGTGATTGTCTTAGCCCTGACATCAAGAGCTCCTCTGAAAATACCTGGGAATCCAAGAGAGTTGTTAACCTGGTTAGGGAAGTCAGAACGTCCTGTTGCTATTACTCTTGCTCCGCCTTCCTCAGCTTCCCAAGGCCATATTTCTGGAATAGGGTTTGCTGTAGCGAATACGATAGCATCATCTGCCATGTTCTGGACCCACTCTTTCTTAATGACACCTGGTCCAGGTTTAGAAGCAGCTACTACGATATCTGCGCCCTTCATTGCAGCTTCTATATCTCCAACAACATTTTCAGCGTTGGAGTTTTCACACATAAACCATTTTTCTGCATGAGAGTTTTTGATATCTTCCCTACCTTTGTGGAGAGTTCCCTTGCTGTCTACCATTACAATATTTTTGATGTTGAATCCTGCTTTAACCATTATACGGGCAATTGCGATGTTGGCAGCTCCTGCACCGACCATTGCAACTTTTGATTCAGAAATCTTTTTTCCAACTACTTTGTGAGCATTAATAGCGCCTGCTGTAACAATGGTAGCTGTTCCCTGCTGATCATCATGCCATACAGGAATATCCATTTCATTTCTTAATCTGTCAAGGATCTCGAAGCACTTAGGATTTTCAATATCCTCTAAGTTAATTCCACCGAATGAAGGCCCCAGAGCCTTTACGGTCCTGATTATCTCTTCAGTATCTGTTGTATCTAAGCAGATAGGAACAGCATCGACTCCTCCCAGATATTTAAACAATAATGCCTTGCCTTCCATAACTGGAAGAGCTGCTTTAGGTCCGATGTTTCCTAATCCTAAAACTCTTGTACCATCAGACACGATGGCAATCATATTGCCTTTTGAAGTGTGTTCATAGACCTTATCAGGATTTGCATGGATATCTTTACAAGGCTCTGCAACACCAGGAGTATACCAAACTGCAAAATCGCTAAAACTGTGAACAGGGCACTTTGCAGTTACCTCAATCTTACCTTCATAATACGGATGATACTTCATGGCAAGTTTTGCCGGTTCATATGCTTTTTTCAGCATTTCTTCTTGATCCTTTTTATCGACCATAACAACAGTCTCCTAAAATGTTAATTTAGTTAGGCAAACCCTGTCACCGGGTTTAAATTTAGGCCTAAGACCACAAAACATTATATAAGAGCTTCGTAGCTGATGCTACGAATCTCGTAGACAATAATAGTGAGGACCTTCATGAAAGTAACTATATTAGACGGATACATTGATGAACCTGCATGTCTCGGAGTTCCACCATTTATTTCACCTCAAGTCAGAGCAGCCGCAG from Candidatus Methanomassiliicoccus intestinalis Issoire-Mx1 encodes:
- a CDS encoding NAD(P)-dependent malic enzyme, which gives rise to MVDKKDQEEMLKKAYEPAKLAMKYHPYYEGKIEVTAKCPVHSFSDFAVWYTPGVAEPCKDIHANPDKVYEHTSKGNMIAIVSDGTRVLGLGNIGPKAALPVMEGKALLFKYLGGVDAVPICLDTTDTEEIIRTVKALGPSFGGINLEDIENPKCFEILDRLRNEMDIPVWHDDQQGTATIVTAGAINAHKVVGKKISESKVAMVGAGAANIAIARIMVKAGFNIKNIVMVDSKGTLHKGREDIKNSHAEKWFMCENSNAENVVGDIEAAMKGADIVVAASKPGPGVIKKEWVQNMADDAIVFATANPIPEIWPWEAEEGGARVIATGRSDFPNQVNNSLGFPGIFRGALDVRAKTITDDMCIAAALEIAKTAEDKGLSESYIVPSMDDWEVFTREAVAVGMKAIETGIARINISKDELTHRAEELISRARNETKLLMDKEFIKPFPQ